Genomic DNA from Nonomuraea rubra:
GAACCCGGACGCGTACGGCCCGACCTCCCGCGCCACCGCCAGCTTGAACGACGTCAGCCGGTCGTCCCCCACCCGCTCCCCGAGCGCCGCCGTGAACATCTGCCTGAGGCTCTCCCGCTGGTCCATCGCGACCATCGCGAACCCGCCGGACGGGCGGGCCAGCAGGTCGAGCGTCGGTGTGGTGGTCCGCTGGGTGGTCATGGGTGCTCCTGTCGTCGGGCTGAGGTACGAAATCGTTCGTAGAGGGGCAGGTAGGCGGCCTGGAGCCCGGGGTCGGGCGGCAGGCGTTCCGCGGGCAGCACGGGCACGCCGTCCAGCGAGCCGCCCGCCTGCCCGGCGATGAGCGCGGCGCCGGCGCAGACGGCGTCGTCGGCCCGCACCACCTGGACGGGCACCGGCGAGACGGCCGCCTTGACCCGCATCCAGAGCGGGATCCTGACCTGGCCGCCGAACACGGCCACGCTCCGGGGGGTGGTGCCGGTCAGGGTGGTGAGCTCGTCGAGGGTCCAGCGGGTGTGCAGGCAGGTGCCCTCGATGGCGGCCGCGAGCAGGTCGCCGGGGCCGTGACCGGTGGCGATCCCGGACCACGCCATCCGCCGGCCCCGGTCGGGCGCGGGGGCCACCCGGCCGCGCAGGTACGGCTCGACGACGATCCCGGTCGGCAACCGCACCCCCGCCAGCAACCCGGGCAACGCCGCATACCCACCGGGCCCGCTCGCACCACTGACGTCATCACCGCCGCCCCCACCCTCCGGGCCCGCGCCACCGATGACCGCCCTGGCATCGGGGCCGGAGTGGGTGGTGGCGGGGCCAGCGGTGATGTCGCCGGAGGTGGCGGCGCCGGCAGCGTGGGTGGCAGGCGTGGCACTGATGAGTTGCATGGCGCATGTGGCGAGAGTGGCAGGAGTGGCAGACGTGGCGAGGGTGGCCGGAGTGGCGGGGGCGAGGAGGCTGAGGAGCCAGTCCACCACCGCGCCGCTGGTCGGCAGCCCGCCCACCACCACCGTCCCGGCCCCGTCCAGCGACGGATCCGCCGTCACCCCCAGCGCCAGCCCCGCCCCAGGCTCCGGCCGCACCGCCGACGGCACCATCACCGCCTCGGCCGTCCCCAGCGAGTCCGCCACGTCCCCCGGCCGCCGCACCCCCGCCGCCCACGCCCCCACCGCGTGATCGTGTCCGGCGATCACCACCGGCGTGCCGGGCAGCAC
This window encodes:
- a CDS encoding FGGY-family carbohydrate kinase, which translates into the protein MTPGTPRALTAGIDVGTTHVKVGFFDDRGGCAAATRQATPRDLPALVAAVTRGLEECAERAGRAPAAIGIAGMAETGVPLDRSGQALTPLLWWNDPRGAAEIAELGLDAGTLYARTGRWADAKAPLAKWLWLRGRAPEVFRSMRWWASVPDVVAYALTGVLRTHATLAARTLGYHVAAGEYDAELLALAGLSDVRLPAVQPAVEPVGGVVARIAGVLPGTPVVIAGHDHAVGAWAAGVRRPGDVADSLGTAEAVMVPSAVRPEPGAGLALGVTADPSLDGAGTVVVGGLPTSGAVVDWLLSLLAPATPATLATSATPATLATCAMQLISATPATHAAGAATSGDITAGPATTHSGPDARAVIGGAGPEGGGGGDDVSGASGPGGYAALPGLLAGVRLPTGIVVEPYLRGRVAPAPDRGRRMAWSGIATGHGPGDLLAAAIEGTCLHTRWTLDELTTLTGTTPRSVAVFGGQVRIPLWMRVKAAVSPVPVQVVRADDAVCAGAALIAGQAGGSLDGVPVLPAERLPPDPGLQAAYLPLYERFRTSARRQEHP